In Rhodobacter xanthinilyticus, a single window of DNA contains:
- a CDS encoding YggT family protein, giving the protein MVTLFQALNLILNVIWFIMITQIIMSWLINFQVLNLRQPLVAQIWYGLNNLLEPAYRPIRRILPNTPGIDLAPLVAFIVLIIAQRALINNAGFFYGY; this is encoded by the coding sequence ATGGTCACGCTGTTTCAGGCGCTCAACCTGATCCTGAACGTCATCTGGTTCATCATGATCACCCAGATCATCATGAGCTGGCTGATCAATTTCCAGGTGCTGAACCTGCGCCAGCCGCTCGTCGCGCAGATCTGGTATGGGCTGAACAACCTCCTCGAGCCCGCCTATCGCCCGATCCGCCGGATCTTGCCCAACACGCCCGGGATCGACCTCGCGCCGCTCGTCGCCTTCATCGTGCTGATCATTGCGCAGCGCGCGCTGATCAACAACGCGGGCTTCTTCTACGGCTATTGA
- a CDS encoding acyl-CoA thioesterase: MYPIIRMGKALIHRRKEPLDILDTVVSHHIAWPWDIDPWKDLNNGRILTLFDLGRIQLAQRAGLNAALMRNRWGIVVAGNTTRYRKRITMMQRFEMRTRCIGWDHRFLYMEQAMWRGGECCNHILIRGAITSRAGIVPPAEVAAALGHTGPSPDLPLWVQDWIKAEGERPWPPSF; encoded by the coding sequence ATGTATCCGATCATCCGCATGGGCAAGGCGCTCATCCATCGCCGCAAAGAGCCCCTCGACATCCTCGACACGGTGGTCAGCCACCATATCGCCTGGCCCTGGGACATCGACCCCTGGAAGGATCTCAACAACGGCCGGATCCTGACGCTGTTCGATCTCGGGCGGATCCAGCTCGCCCAGCGCGCGGGCCTGAACGCGGCCTTGATGCGCAACCGCTGGGGGATCGTGGTGGCCGGCAACACCACGCGCTATCGCAAGCGCATCACCATGATGCAGCGCTTCGAGATGCGCACCCGCTGCATCGGCTGGGACCACCGCTTTCTTTATATGGAGCAGGCGATGTGGCGCGGGGGCGAGTGCTGCAACCATATCTTGATCCGCGGCGCGATCACCTCGCGCGCGGGCATCGTGCCGCCCGCCGAGGTCGCGGCCGCGCTGGGCCACACCGGCCCGAGCCCCGATCTGCCGCTTTGGGTGCAAGATTGGATCAAGGCCGAGGGCGAACGCCCCTGGCCGCCGAGCTTCTGA
- a CDS encoding MFS transporter — MDAARKKIWGWWFFDWASQPFNTLLITFIFAPYMKDLLGSGSAAQTVWGYGVGLAGLVIALASPFLGAIADRSGRRMPFIWLFSAMYVAGAGALWAAAPGDFSLLFVMTAFAIGMIGMEFATTFTNAMLPDLAPRAEIGKVSGSGWAFGYVGGLLSLVVMLALLQVNPATGKTLIGLPPMFGLDPASREDTRIVGPLTALWYALFMVPFFLWVREPRHPGAVPVARAAREAWPELRATLRALPQNRSLLAFLIASMFYRDALNGIYTFGGLYAKGVLDWSIPRIGIFGILGTITGALFAWLGGKADDRFGPMAVITACLGVLIVVVIGVVFIDRSTVFGLAVGPESRLPDIAFYLLGGLIGAGGGALQSASRTMMVRQAEPEKITESFGLYALTGKATAFLAPLSIAAVTQITDNQSLGITPVIVLFVLGAGLLVFVRSTPVPRA; from the coding sequence ATGGACGCGGCACGCAAGAAAATCTGGGGCTGGTGGTTTTTCGACTGGGCGAGCCAGCCCTTTAATACGCTGCTGATCACCTTCATCTTCGCGCCCTACATGAAGGATCTGCTCGGCTCGGGCTCTGCGGCGCAGACGGTCTGGGGCTATGGGGTCGGGCTCGCGGGCCTCGTCATCGCGCTCGCCTCGCCGTTTCTGGGCGCGATCGCGGATCGCTCGGGGCGGCGGATGCCGTTCATCTGGCTCTTCTCGGCGATGTATGTGGCGGGCGCCGGGGCGCTCTGGGCCGCCGCGCCGGGGGATTTCTCGCTGCTCTTCGTGATGACCGCCTTCGCGATCGGCATGATCGGGATGGAATTCGCCACCACCTTCACCAACGCCATGCTCCCCGATCTCGCGCCGCGTGCCGAGATCGGCAAGGTCTCGGGCTCGGGCTGGGCCTTTGGCTATGTCGGCGGGCTGTTGTCGCTCGTCGTCATGCTCGCGCTCCTGCAGGTGAACCCGGCGACCGGCAAGACCCTGATCGGCCTGCCGCCGATGTTCGGCCTCGACCCGGCGAGCCGCGAGGATACCCGCATCGTCGGGCCGCTCACCGCGCTCTGGTATGCGCTCTTCATGGTGCCGTTCTTCCTCTGGGTGCGCGAGCCGCGCCACCCCGGCGCGGTGCCCGTCGCCCGCGCCGCGCGCGAGGCCTGGCCCGAGCTGCGCGCCACCCTGCGCGCCCTGCCGCAAAACCGCTCGCTCCTGGCCTTCCTGATCGCCTCGATGTTCTACCGCGACGCGCTCAACGGCATCTACACCTTCGGCGGACTCTACGCCAAAGGCGTGCTCGATTGGTCGATCCCCCGGATCGGCATCTTCGGCATCCTCGGCACGATCACCGGCGCGCTCTTTGCCTGGCTTGGCGGCAAGGCCGATGACCGCTTCGGCCCGATGGCGGTGATCACGGCCTGCCTTGGGGTTCTGATCGTGGTGGTGATCGGCGTGGTCTTCATCGACCGCAGCACGGTCTTCGGCCTTGCCGTCGGGCCGGAAAGCCGCCTGCCCGATATCGCCTTCTACCTGCTCGGCGGGCTGATCGGCGCGGGCGGCGGCGCGCTGCAATCGGCCTCGCGCACGATGATGGTGCGCCAGGCCGAGCCCGAGAAGATCACCGAGAGCTTCGGCCTTTACGCGCTCACCGGCAAGGCCACCGCCTTCCTCGCGCCGCTCTCGATCGCCGCCGTGACCCAGATCACCGACAACCAGTCGCTCGGCATCACTCCCGTGATCGTGCTTTTCGTTCTCGGCGCGGGGCTGCTAGTCTTTGTCCGTTCGACCCCCGTTCCCCGTGCCTGA
- the mepA gene encoding penicillin-insensitive murein endopeptidase, whose amino-acid sequence MTRLRARAALAFALLLAALPARAEPLARELFGAARTPSQQAPAPIGFYSKGCAAGLVAMPESGETWQMMRLSRNRFYGQPEMLAYLQDLSRFAATLPGWKGLYIGDISQPRGGPMTGGHASHQIGLDADIWMLPPKSLTLSRAEREKISSISIRTEDQTRTTRAWTPAHMALMKAAASDPRVDRVFVAAAAKIAMCNAAPQGDRAWLQKIRPIYGHNTHFHVRLKCPPGSRACEVQSPTVAELSKGGDGCDETLNWWVTTYLEELRNPPKRPKPTGPAPKTAKTYVMADLPGQCRNVLAAP is encoded by the coding sequence ATGACCCGCCTGCGTGCCCGCGCCGCCCTCGCCTTCGCCCTGCTTCTCGCCGCCCTGCCCGCCCGCGCCGAGCCGCTCGCGCGCGAGCTCTTCGGCGCCGCGCGCACCCCCTCGCAGCAGGCCCCCGCGCCGATCGGCTTTTACTCGAAGGGCTGCGCGGCCGGCCTCGTCGCGATGCCCGAAAGCGGCGAGACCTGGCAGATGATGCGGCTCTCGCGCAACCGCTTCTACGGCCAGCCCGAGATGCTCGCCTATCTGCAGGATCTGTCGCGCTTTGCCGCCACCCTGCCGGGCTGGAAGGGCCTCTATATCGGCGATATCTCGCAGCCCCGCGGCGGCCCGATGACCGGCGGCCACGCCAGCCACCAGATCGGCCTCGATGCCGATATCTGGATGCTGCCGCCGAAAAGCCTCACGCTCTCGCGGGCGGAACGCGAGAAGATCTCCTCGATCTCGATCCGCACCGAGGATCAGACCCGCACCACCCGCGCCTGGACGCCCGCGCATATGGCGCTGATGAAGGCCGCGGCCTCGGATCCGCGCGTCGACCGCGTTTTCGTCGCGGCGGCGGCGAAGATCGCGATGTGCAACGCCGCACCGCAGGGCGACCGCGCCTGGCTGCAGAAGATCCGCCCGATCTATGGCCACAACACCCATTTCCATGTGCGCCTGAAATGCCCCCCCGGCAGCCGCGCCTGCGAGGTGCAAAGCCCGACGGTGGCCGAGCTCTCGAAGGGGGGCGATGGCTGTGACGAGACGCTGAACTGGTGGGTGACGACCTATCTCGAGGAGCTGCGCAACCCGCCCAAACGGCCCAAACCGACCGGCCCCGCGCCGAAAACCGCCAAGACCTATGTGATGGCGGATCTGCCCGGCCAATGCCGCAACGTCCTCGCCGCGCCGTGA
- a CDS encoding esterase-like activity of phytase family protein, with translation MPQRPRRAVSGAVSGAARALALLLWAAIAAPGLALAAPAEFLQTYVWNERDEAFGGFSGIELSPDGREMIALSDRTTLWRGEIRRDATDRILGVTVTSGPVALHSSTGETLSTRTGDSEGLARARDGSVYISFEGLARVAHYPTDGGPAEKLPRPDAFKKMQNNSSLETLAIDAEGTLYTLPERSGLLTRPFPVWRFRNGRWDQPFSIPRDGDWLAVDAAFGPDGRFYLLERDFWGLLGFLSRVRVFDIAGKTVTGGEVLIQTNAGVHDNLEGLSVWRDRTGAIRLTMVSDDNFNLFQRTEIVEYILR, from the coding sequence ATGCCGCAACGTCCTCGCCGCGCCGTGAGCGGGGCCGTGAGCGGGGCCGCGCGCGCCCTGGCCCTTCTGCTCTGGGCCGCGATCGCGGCGCCGGGGCTGGCCCTCGCCGCGCCGGCGGAATTCTTGCAGACCTATGTCTGGAACGAGCGCGACGAGGCCTTCGGCGGGTTTTCCGGGATCGAACTCAGCCCCGACGGGCGCGAGATGATCGCGCTTTCGGACCGCACGACGCTCTGGCGCGGCGAGATCCGGCGCGACGCCACCGACCGGATCCTCGGCGTCACCGTCACCTCCGGCCCGGTCGCGCTGCATTCCTCCACCGGCGAGACCCTGAGCACCCGCACCGGCGACAGCGAGGGCCTGGCGCGCGCGCGCGATGGCTCGGTCTATATCTCCTTCGAGGGGCTCGCCCGCGTCGCCCATTACCCGACCGATGGCGGCCCGGCCGAGAAACTGCCCCGCCCCGACGCCTTCAAGAAGATGCAGAACAATTCCTCGCTCGAGACGCTCGCGATCGACGCCGAGGGCACGCTCTACACCCTGCCCGAGCGCTCAGGCCTGCTCACGCGGCCCTTCCCGGTCTGGCGCTTTCGCAACGGCCGCTGGGATCAGCCCTTCTCGATCCCGCGCGATGGCGATTGGCTCGCGGTCGATGCCGCCTTCGGGCCCGATGGCCGCTTCTACCTGCTCGAGCGCGATTTCTGGGGGCTTTTGGGCTTTCTCAGCCGGGTGCGCGTCTTCGACATCGCGGGCAAGACCGTCACCGGCGGCGAGGTGCTGATCCAGACCAATGCCGGCGTGCATGACAATCTCGAGGGCCTCTCGGTCTGGCGCGACCGCACCGGCGCGATTCGCCTCACCATGGTCTCGGACGACAATTTCAACCTCTTCCAGCGCACCGAGATCGTCGAATACATCCTGCGCTGA
- a CDS encoding queuosine precursor transporter, with protein MKATLPGVLAMAAIVVASNILVQFLVGDWLTWGAFTYPFAFLVTDVMNRVYGVQAARRVVFAGFVVGVICSLIGTQIEGEFGPYVTLRIALASGAAFLTAQLMDVAIFNRLRAGVWWKAPLASTIVGASLDTAIFFSVAFASQLAFLDPGTDVAWANEQIPLLGFGPAVPLWVSLACADWCVKFALSLVALPPFKAIVTQLSPKLA; from the coding sequence ATGAAAGCTACCCTCCCCGGCGTTCTCGCCATGGCGGCGATCGTCGTCGCGTCGAATATCCTGGTGCAATTCCTCGTCGGCGATTGGCTGACCTGGGGCGCCTTCACCTACCCCTTCGCCTTCCTCGTCACCGATGTGATGAACCGCGTCTATGGCGTGCAGGCCGCGCGGCGCGTGGTCTTCGCGGGCTTTGTCGTGGGCGTGATCTGCTCGCTGATCGGCACCCAGATCGAGGGCGAATTCGGCCCCTATGTCACGCTGCGCATCGCACTCGCCTCGGGCGCGGCCTTCCTGACCGCGCAGCTGATGGATGTCGCGATCTTCAACCGCCTGCGCGCGGGCGTGTGGTGGAAAGCGCCGCTCGCCTCGACGATCGTGGGCGCCTCGCTCGATACCGCGATCTTCTTCTCGGTGGCCTTCGCCAGTCAGCTCGCCTTCCTCGACCCGGGCACCGATGTCGCCTGGGCCAATGAGCAGATCCCGCTTCTGGGCTTCGGCCCGGCGGTGCCGCTCTGGGTCTCGCTGGCCTGCGCCGATTGGTGTGTGAAATTCGCGCTTTCGCTCGTGGCGCTGCCTCCTTTTAAGGCAATCGTCACGCAACTTTCGCCAAAACTTGCGTGA
- a CDS encoding exodeoxyribonuclease VII small subunit, with protein sequence MSDNQASIATMSFEQAMGELERVVSQLERGEVPLDKSIELYERGAALKARCAELLKAAEERVEKITLGADGPTGTVPVEGL encoded by the coding sequence ATGAGCGATAATCAGGCCAGTATTGCCACGATGAGTTTCGAGCAAGCGATGGGCGAGCTCGAGCGCGTGGTCAGCCAGCTGGAGCGCGGCGAAGTCCCGCTCGACAAATCGATCGAGCTTTACGAACGCGGCGCGGCGCTCAAGGCGCGCTGCGCGGAGCTTCTGAAAGCCGCCGAGGAGCGGGTCGAGAAGATCACTCTGGGCGCCGATGGCCCCACGGGGACGGTTCCGGTCGAAGGTCTGTGA
- a CDS encoding polyprenyl synthetase family protein produces the protein MMFAQRLKDVQVAVQAALDQAVARLPEGALREAMGYALSGGKRLRAFLVLESAALYGIAPAAAMPAAAAVEALHAYSLVHDDMPCMDDDALRRGQPTVHVKWDEATAVLAGDALQTLAFELLCAPELGAAEHRLALVARLAKASGAEGMVYGQALDIAAETAPAPLTLAEITRLQAGKTGALISFSAEAGALIAGADPGPLAAYARALGLAFQIADDILDVEGDAALVGKQLGKDAEAGKATFVSLLGLEGARTRAQELIDEAEAALAPFGDRAEILRQAARFVIARET, from the coding sequence GTGATGTTTGCCCAGCGGCTGAAGGACGTGCAGGTGGCGGTGCAGGCCGCGCTCGATCAGGCGGTCGCGCGGCTGCCCGAGGGCGCGCTGCGCGAGGCGATGGGCTATGCGCTTTCGGGCGGCAAGCGGCTGCGCGCCTTTCTCGTGCTCGAATCGGCGGCGCTTTACGGCATAGCCCCGGCGGCGGCGATGCCCGCGGCGGCGGCGGTCGAAGCGCTGCATGCCTACAGCCTCGTGCATGATGACATGCCCTGCATGGATGACGACGCGCTGCGCCGCGGCCAGCCCACCGTCCATGTGAAATGGGATGAGGCGACGGCGGTTCTGGCGGGCGATGCGCTGCAGACGCTGGCCTTCGAGCTCCTCTGCGCGCCCGAGCTGGGCGCGGCCGAGCACCGGCTCGCGCTGGTCGCGCGGCTGGCGAAAGCCTCGGGCGCCGAGGGCATGGTTTACGGCCAGGCCCTTGATATCGCCGCCGAAACCGCGCCTGCGCCGCTCACCCTTGCCGAGATCACCCGCCTCCAGGCCGGCAAGACCGGCGCGCTGATCTCGTTCTCGGCCGAGGCCGGCGCGCTGATCGCGGGCGCCGACCCGGGCCCGCTCGCGGCTTACGCCCGCGCGCTCGGCCTCGCCTTCCAGATCGCCGACGATATCTTGGATGTCGAGGGCGATGCGGCGCTCGTCGGCAAACAGCTTGGCAAGGATGCCGAGGCCGGCAAGGCGACTTTCGTGTCGCTCCTCGGCCTCGAGGGCGCGCGCACGCGGGCGCAGGAATTGATTGACGAGGCCGAGGCCGCGCTGGCACCCTTCGGGGACCGGGCAGAGATTTTGCGGCAGGCAGCGCGGTTCGTGATCGCGCGCGAGACATGA
- the dxs gene encoding 1-deoxy-D-xylulose-5-phosphate synthase yields the protein MTETPTTQTAPKTPVLDRVTLPSDLKALTDRELHRLADELRAETISAVSVTGGHLGAGLGVVELTVALHAVFDTPRDKIIWDVGHQCYPHKILTGRRDRIRTLRTKGGLSGFTKRSESPYDPFGAGHSSTSISAATGFAMARELGAETGDAIAIIGDGALTGGMAFEALNHAGHLGKRLFVVLNDNEMSIAPPVGALSSYLTRLYAEGPLQDLKAVAKGAVSLLPEPFQEGARRAKEMLKGMAVGGTLFEELGFTYVGPVDGHDLDSLLPILRMLKSRARGPVLIHVLTKKGKGYAPAESRPDGGHATNRFDVATGVQVKAPSNAPSYTKVFAESLIKEAARDDKIVAITAAMPDGTGLNLFAERFPRRCFDVGIAEQHAVTFSAGLAAAGMKPFCAIYSTFLQRGYDQIVHDVAIQRLPVRFAIDRAGLVGADGATHAGAYDIAFLANLPGMVVMAAADEAELVHMVATAAAHDTGPIAFRYPRGEGMGVDMPEEGVPLEIGRGRIVAEGGRVAILSFGTRLAEVLKAREALAARGLAPTVADARFAKPLDEELILRLVAEHEALITIEEGAIGGFGSQVAQLLAEHGVFDRGFKFRSMVLPDTFIDHASAEDMYRTAQLDAADIEAKVLELAGAALAKRA from the coding sequence ATGACCGAGACCCCGACGACCCAAACCGCCCCGAAAACCCCGGTCCTCGACCGGGTGACGCTGCCCTCTGACCTCAAGGCGCTGACCGACCGCGAGCTCCATCGCCTCGCCGACGAGCTGCGCGCCGAGACGATCTCGGCGGTCTCGGTCACCGGCGGCCACCTCGGCGCGGGGCTCGGCGTGGTCGAGCTGACCGTGGCGCTGCACGCGGTTTTCGACACGCCGCGCGACAAGATCATCTGGGATGTGGGGCACCAATGCTACCCCCACAAGATCCTGACCGGGCGGCGCGACCGGATCCGCACGCTGCGCACCAAGGGCGGGCTCTCGGGCTTCACCAAACGCTCGGAAAGCCCCTATGACCCGTTCGGCGCGGGCCACAGCTCGACCTCGATCTCGGCCGCGACCGGCTTTGCCATGGCGCGCGAGCTCGGCGCCGAGACCGGCGACGCGATCGCGATCATCGGCGATGGCGCGCTGACCGGCGGCATGGCCTTCGAGGCGCTCAACCACGCCGGCCACCTCGGCAAGCGGCTCTTTGTCGTGCTCAACGACAATGAAATGTCGATCGCGCCCCCCGTCGGCGCGCTTTCGAGCTACCTCACCCGGCTTTATGCCGAAGGCCCGCTGCAAGACCTCAAGGCCGTCGCCAAAGGCGCGGTCAGCCTCCTGCCCGAGCCCTTCCAGGAAGGCGCGCGCCGCGCCAAGGAGATGCTCAAGGGCATGGCGGTGGGCGGCACGCTCTTCGAGGAGCTGGGCTTCACCTATGTCGGCCCGGTCGATGGCCATGATCTCGACAGCCTGCTGCCGATCCTGCGGATGCTGAAAAGCCGCGCGCGCGGGCCGGTGCTGATCCATGTGCTGACGAAAAAGGGCAAGGGCTACGCCCCCGCCGAGAGCCGCCCCGACGGCGGCCACGCCACCAACCGCTTCGACGTGGCGACCGGCGTGCAGGTCAAGGCGCCCTCGAACGCGCCGAGCTATACCAAGGTCTTCGCCGAAAGCCTGATCAAGGAGGCCGCGCGCGACGACAAGATCGTGGCGATCACCGCCGCGATGCCCGATGGCACCGGGCTCAACCTCTTCGCCGAGCGCTTCCCGCGCCGCTGTTTTGATGTCGGCATCGCCGAGCAACATGCAGTGACCTTCTCGGCCGGGCTCGCGGCGGCGGGGATGAAACCCTTCTGCGCGATCTACTCGACCTTCCTGCAACGCGGCTACGACCAGATCGTGCATGACGTCGCGATCCAGCGGCTGCCGGTGCGCTTTGCGATCGACCGCGCGGGGCTCGTCGGCGCCGATGGCGCGACCCATGCGGGCGCCTATGATATCGCGTTTCTGGCCAACCTGCCCGGGATGGTGGTGATGGCCGCCGCCGACGAGGCGGAGCTTGTCCATATGGTCGCCACGGCAGCCGCCCATGACACGGGGCCGATCGCGTTTCGCTACCCGCGCGGCGAAGGGATGGGCGTCGACATGCCCGAAGAGGGCGTGCCGCTCGAGATCGGCCGCGGCCGGATCGTCGCCGAAGGCGGGCGCGTCGCGATCCTGAGCTTCGGCACAAGGCTCGCGGAGGTTCTCAAGGCCCGCGAGGCGCTCGCCGCGCGCGGCCTCGCGCCCACCGTTGCGGATGCGCGCTTCGCCAAACCGCTTGATGAGGAGCTGATCTTGCGGCTCGTGGCCGAGCATGAGGCGCTGATCACCATCGAAGAGGGCGCGATCGGCGGCTTCGGCAGCCAGGTCGCCCAGCTTCTGGCCGAACATGGCGTCTTCGACCGCGGCTTCAAATTCCGCTCGATGGTGCTGCCCGATACCTTCATCGACCACGCCAGCGCCGAAGACATGTATCGCACCGCCCAGCTCGACGCGGCCGATATCGAGGCGAAAGTGCTCGAGCTTGCCGGGGCCGCGCTCGCCAAACGGGCCTGA
- a CDS encoding HAD family hydrolase yields MIEAVIFDIGNVLIEWQPERHYDRLMPRARREAMFAEVDLHGMNDVIDRGGPFRETVEAWAARTPQWREQILRWHDDWIEMASPVIERSLRLMRALQAKQIPVFSLTNFGIETFDHACTHYPFLRAFDRPFISGHLGVIKPEARIYEIVEEVSGLAGHQLLFTDDRADNIAAAHLRGWKTHLFEGPAGWAARLVAEGLLSEAEAV; encoded by the coding sequence ATGATTGAGGCGGTGATTTTCGACATCGGCAATGTGCTGATCGAATGGCAACCCGAGCGGCATTATGACCGGCTGATGCCGCGCGCGCGGCGCGAGGCGATGTTTGCCGAGGTCGATCTGCATGGGATGAACGACGTGATCGACCGGGGCGGGCCGTTTCGTGAGACGGTCGAGGCCTGGGCCGCGCGCACGCCGCAGTGGCGCGAGCAGATCCTGCGCTGGCATGACGACTGGATCGAGATGGCAAGCCCGGTGATCGAGCGCTCGCTGCGCCTGATGCGGGCCTTGCAGGCCAAGCAGATCCCTGTGTTTTCGCTCACGAATTTCGGGATCGAGACGTTTGATCACGCCTGCACGCATTACCCGTTCCTGCGGGCGTTCGACCGCCCCTTCATCTCCGGCCATCTCGGCGTGATCAAGCCCGAGGCGCGGATCTACGAAATCGTCGAGGAGGTCTCGGGGCTCGCGGGCCACCAGCTTCTCTTCACAGATGACCGCGCCGACAATATCGCCGCGGCGCATCTGCGCGGCTGGAAGACCCACCTTTTCGAGGGCCCGGCCGGCTGGGCCGCGCGTCTGGTGGCCGAGGGGCTCCTGTCCGAGGCCGAGGCGGTTTGA
- a CDS encoding YaiI/YqxD family protein has translation MIWIDADACPVKAEAERVATRHRVKLALVSNGGLRPSENPFVEMVYVAEGPDVADIYIAERATRGDVVVTNDIPLAAKCVAAGARVLRPDGEALTEANIGNVLALRDLMADLRSADPFRQGGGRGFTKADRAHFLEALERAVRAAERERDD, from the coding sequence ATGATCTGGATCGATGCGGACGCCTGCCCGGTCAAGGCCGAGGCCGAACGCGTCGCGACGCGCCATCGGGTGAAGCTCGCGCTGGTCTCGAATGGCGGTCTGCGGCCCTCGGAAAACCCTTTCGTCGAAATGGTTTATGTGGCCGAGGGGCCGGATGTCGCCGATATCTATATCGCCGAGCGCGCCACGCGCGGCGATGTCGTGGTGACCAATGACATCCCGCTCGCGGCGAAATGCGTGGCCGCCGGCGCGCGGGTTTTGCGCCCCGATGGCGAGGCGCTGACCGAGGCCAATATCGGCAATGTGCTGGCGCTGCGCGATCTGATGGCGGATCTGCGCTCGGCCGATCCGTTCCGCCAAGGCGGCGGTCGGGGCTTTACAAAGGCCGACCGGGCGCATTTCCTCGAGGCCTTGGAGCGCGCCGTGCGGGCGGCGGAAAGGGAGCGCGATGATTGA
- a CDS encoding AEC family transporter, protein MVAIFLKVLPFFGLIGLGWFAGRIRVFPAEATAWLTKFVFYFALSAMLFRFTATLDLGALFDPAFVAAYLLGSLAVWGLGFGVARARGRGLAEAAMEAHTGMTGNTGFLGVPMLVMLLGPAAVGPVLMVLAIDMIVFSSLITLLITGARQGRVAIGPLALGLAQNPMIVSMAAGLLWAGAGVPMPGPLAEFLTLLGAAATPGALFAIGASLAGRSAEAMGAASWLSALKLGAHPLAVGLAAWGLGVAPFAAGVMVAAAALPVAGNVYILAAHYSVIPQRVSAAILISTAVSVVTVPLVIAWIEAGGMP, encoded by the coding sequence ATGGTTGCGATCTTTCTCAAAGTGCTGCCCTTCTTCGGGCTGATCGGGCTCGGGTGGTTCGCCGGGAGGATCCGGGTCTTCCCGGCCGAGGCGACGGCCTGGCTCACCAAATTCGTCTTCTATTTCGCGCTCTCGGCGATGCTGTTTCGCTTCACCGCGACGCTCGATCTCGGCGCGCTCTTCGATCCGGCCTTTGTCGCGGCCTATCTGCTCGGCTCGCTGGCGGTCTGGGGGCTGGGCTTTGGCGTGGCGCGGGCGCGCGGGCGGGGCTTGGCCGAGGCGGCGATGGAGGCCCATACCGGCATGACCGGCAACACCGGCTTTCTCGGCGTGCCGATGCTGGTGATGCTGCTCGGGCCGGCGGCGGTGGGGCCGGTTCTGATGGTGCTCGCGATCGACATGATCGTGTTTTCCTCGCTGATCACGCTGCTGATCACCGGCGCGCGGCAGGGGCGGGTGGCGATCGGGCCGCTGGCGCTCGGCCTTGCGCAGAACCCGATGATCGTGTCGATGGCGGCGGGGCTCCTTTGGGCGGGGGCCGGGGTGCCGATGCCGGGGCCGCTGGCGGAGTTCCTGACGCTGCTCGGCGCGGCGGCAACGCCCGGCGCGCTTTTCGCGATCGGCGCCTCGCTCGCCGGGCGCTCGGCCGAGGCGATGGGCGCGGCGAGCTGGCTCTCGGCGCTCAAGCTCGGGGCGCATCCGCTCGCGGTCGGGCTTGCGGCCTGGGGCCTCGGGGTCGCGCCCTTTGCCGCGGGGGTGATGGTCGCGGCGGCGGCGCTGCCGGTGGCGGGCAATGTCTATATTCTCGCCGCGCATTACAGCGTGATCCCGCAGCGCGTCTCGGCCGCGATCCTGATTTCGACGGCGGTGAGCGTGGTCACGGTCCCGCTCGTCATCGCCTGGATCGAGGCGGGGGGGATGCCATGA